tcgcaccggtgcgtCCAAACGGCACCGGCcaattttcgagcccaatagaatcgccggcaatcCCGTGTCGGCCCCTttgccaagggcgcgaatcgggcgcgccggcgcctcgtggCACGTCTGAAAACGAGCGTGGGCTCCGCCTGGTAGCCTGAAACACCGATTTCCCACCTCCTACCACGCCCGAgccgactcccacccctctagattgccaccgtcgtcgtcgccgtcgcgcccctgcttgcaatagacacTGCCGCATGTCTAGGAACCGCCGTCCATCAACACGGCCGCCACCCCCTCGACTGGCGGCCGCTGTTTCGCCCGGAACAGAGCTCGCCGCCACCGCGGCACAACCGccccgcccgcaaggtgttcgtccgATTGCTGCGATGGACAACGAAgacgagatgatggtgcagctGTTCACGGAGGAGTAGAACGCTCAGACTGTTCGGCGGCAATAGCAGCAGCTGATTCTGACGAACATGCTGCCTTTCTTCGTCGTGCCTCAGCGCGGAGGCTCAAAGCCaggcaagaggaggaacatcaaccgACATCGTCAAGGCGGTGCAATGCTGCTTGACGCCGACTACTTCAACGATGACGCGACTCATTCGCTGAAGGAATTTTGGCGCCGGTTTAGGACAAACAAGGAGCTATTCTTGAAGATTGTCCACGGCGTCAGGGAGTAcgacaagtacttcatgatgaagCAAGATTGCACAGGTTTGTGGGGCTTCACGTGAATTCAGAAGTGCACTGCTACAATGAGCTGTCTTGCATATggagctcctccagatacagCCAATGACTACCTACGGATGGCAGAGTCGACATGTATAGAGACTCTCTACAGGTTTTGTCGAGCCGTCATAGTGGTGTTTGCTAAAGACTATTAGAGAGCACCAAGAGAAGATGATACAGCTCGGATCCTGCAAAAGAATGCAGCAagagggtttcctgggatgctcggaagcattgactgtatgcattggggcgggaagaattgcccttttgcttggcagggatctacaaggggcatactggtgagtgcagtgtcattcttgaggcggtggcagaccatgagctttggatttggcatgcattttttggcatggcaggaacaaacaatgatatcaacgtgttgcagcgctctccggtgtttgccaagctagctgagggacaagctcctgtcgtgaactttgaggtaaacggCCAAGCATACAACAAGggggtactatctagctgatggtatctacatttgtgaagacaattccctctccggcaaacgagatggaagcttatgttgcaacatgccaggaagcagcacgcaaggatgttaagcgtgcttttggggtgcttcagcagcgtttcgccgttgtcaggtaccctgctctcacttggtctAAGTCTCAGATGTGTGAGGTGATGaacgcttgtgtgatcatgcacaacatgatcattgagagtgAGCGCGACGCACCTGTGCAGGATGATcaaccatttgattatcaagggtcactcgctgaggtagagcatgtaccccaagaattttccatttttcttcatatgcacaatgaaattcgagatgcagaTGTCCATGCACAACTGAAGGCAGATCTAGCTGCGCATTTGTGGGCGAGGAGAGGAGCCGCCAATAATGCATGATTTTATGTCTATTTGTTTGGTTGTatgataatttaagtactatttgtttgttTGGTTGTAGGAATAATTTAAGTACCATTTgtttgattgattgtatgaataatttaagtactatttgtttgattgCATGAATAATCTAATTCTAAttgtgtgattgtatgaataaatTGTGATTGATATGCTGTTTtaaaatattgtaaaaagaaaataaaattggGGGCCGCCGTTTGGAAGGCGCCGGTGTTGGAACGGCGtccccaaatggaggatgcacTGCTGGTGCCCTATACAGCAGTGCATGCACCCCTGCTGGCGACTATTtgggggccgccggtggagatgctcttagtggtGGTGTTTCTCTAGGAGTTAGAGCGGTGTTTATTCTACCACGTCGACGGCTACGGGTCTCGGCAGCGTAGTGTAGAGGGATCTTGACGATGGGTGTGTGTGATGATGGACGACAGATCTGGCAAGGTTAACGCCTTGATCCCTGACTTGAAGATGGGTTGGCGGCGACTTCTAAAGTATGTGCAACGGTGTGTGTTGAGCGTCTATTGGGCCGATTTGTGCTCTCGGCTAGGCCTTGGGCGGTTTGGTGAAGCATCTGGTTTTAACATGATGTGTGTAAGTGTCATATCAGGGCATATGGTCGCAACATGGCCACCCCTTCATCAACCTTGTAGGTATTGCGACAGCTGTAGTTATTTAGATGGCTTCTGGTTAATCATTGTATCCTCTTTGATAGCTTTTATtgaataaaataaataaataagaatATGTGCACCATTTTGATGCATAGGCTGTGGATTTCAACCTACatttcaaaaataaaataatcgCAATCGGTTTGAGTTAGCATCTCAAGCATACTACCGCCCAGCTTTTAAGCTGATAACACATTCAAAGTATGTGCTCAAGCAGACTACCAAATTCGCCTCCAGTGTCTTTTCTATTGTAGCGagcaaaagattttttttttctttttgaaacggaggcaaacgATATGTCACAATCTACTAACTAAAATAAAGATGTTCTGTTTATACTAATAATGAAAAATCGGACGAAAACTGTTACAAAAAAAAACACAAGCAAACCACACCATGCAACTTCCCTGCAGAGAGACAACCAAGAAACTCTCAAAAAGAATACCCTTTGACACCCTACATACAGGAATCAAAAGAGAAATGTCATTGTACCTTTCATTGTGTTTTGGAAATCTAAATCGAATTGTTCTGCAATGAAACATGTTGATTTATTGCACGGGAGGTTCGGTGCACAGTACTTTCACCGCTCAGGCAATCAAAACTGAATCTTCCAATCCCATCCTGAAGAAGTCTGACCCCGATTAGAAACAAGATCTGATTCAAGACATAGGTTAACTGCTTCTTCGAACATCCAACATAAATAGTAGTCCCTGCATAACGCTATGATCAGAAAATGGTCCAAAGAGCATTTGCTAGACTGAAGCTATGACGCTACACATGAAGACTAGTAATCTTGAAGCGGCTGACAATGTGAAGACAATTGCAAAACAAAATAAGTAGTTCGATCATCTTATTGCTAGACAAGCTAGTTAGTTCTTGATATGAACTCTGACTGAATTAGTTCTCTTCATGCCTTCTTAGTTTGTCCCTGCTTTTTGTCTTTGAGGAAGTCTGTGAGACCCTGGAGCGCGACGTCGGCGTCACTGGTCCTCAGCAGCATCTCGGACACCTCTGCCGGCGTCACCTGCACCACCGCAAGCAGATCTTGTATCTCCGGGCACAGGGGGTGATCGTCCACGACGAAGTAGTTCCGGGCAAGCGTCTTGAATGCTTCCCAGCAGCAGAAGCCCATGTAGATGTGCATGTCCATGCGCCCCGGCCGCAGCAGCGCCGGGTCGAGGCGGTCCTTGTAGTTGGTGGTGAAGACGATGATGCGCTCCTCGCAGCTCGTCGACCACAGCCCGTCGATGAAGTTGAGCAGCGCGGACAGGGTAACCTGAGGTTGCCATTTGGCCAAGCAAATGTTGGCCTTGAGAAATGTATGTTCGTTGTGAGTAACTGAGAAAACATGTTTGTGCTGTGATTACCTCAGTATTGCGCTTGGGCAACGGGGGCAGAGCCAAGGATTCTGATGAGTCGTTACTGTTGTCTTCGCCAGTCCCCGCCGGCGTCTTGCTCCCCTTGCCGTCGACTGCCCTTGACATGGCATCGCAGCAGCAGTCGATGTCCTCGATGACGAGGATGGACCGGTCGTGCATGTTAGGGAGCAGCCACCGGAGCATCGTGCTCTCGACGTGGCTGAGGTCGAGGTCGTAGATGTTGTAGCGGAGGTGGTTGGCCATGGCGGCGACCAGGCTGGACTTGCCGGTGCCTGGCGGGCCGTAGAGCAGGTAGCCGCGCTTCCACGCCTTGCCGATCCGCCGGTAGTGGTCCCTCCGGTTGGCGAACAGGTCGAGGTCGGCAACGATGGACTGCTTGAGCGTCGGGTCCATGGCAAGGGTGTCGAACGTGGCGGGGTGGTGGTGGTTCAGGCCGAACCACGAACGCCCCTCGTTGAGGCAGATCTTGAGCGATCGCTCACGCAGCTCCGTCTCCTCGGCCGCCGTCATGACGAAGGGCACGTACCTCTCCATCGCCAGTTCTGTGTGCTCCGCGTCGAAGCTGAGCATCAGCATGAACTCGCGTTCACCGCCGGTGCCGGACTCCCCGTCATTcgttttcttcttctctccacCGCCGCCGTTGCTCTTCTCGACGGACGTCCACGTGAACTGCACACCGTCAAAGACGTCGATGGTGGAGTCATCGGGCTCCATGAACAGGCGCTTCCTCCAGCTTCTCCGGCCGGTGTCGTCCCTGGACTTGCACAGCGTGAGCCCGAGACGGCGCATGTCGCGCGGGTCGAGCCTGGACGACAGGTACGTCCGCGCAGCGTCGAAGAGGAGGTTCTCCTCGCTGCCGGAGCCGCCGCCGGTCTGGCTCCGGACGACGAGCGTGCGCCGCTCCTTTGCGCCGGCCCAGCCGAGCCGCGCGCGGAACACGGACGCGCCCCAGCGCGCCGCTGCGCGCAGCTCGTCGGGGAGGAGCTCACGCGCCATGCTCCGTGCCAGAACCGCGTAGGCGGCCGCCGATGCTGCCGTGCTCAGGGCCTTCCGGTACGCGTCCGCCGCCTTGCCACCATAAGCCACCGTACTCCCTGACGAAGGAGAAGGATCCATCGGCGCCATTGCCGCCGGCGCTAGTGCGAGTGGATTGTTCGAAGTTGGGCCGTGCTACGGTGCTAGACTGCGAGTGGGGATCCCGTGCGGTTTTGTTTGCTTTGAACGGTTGCATAGTGGTACAGGTCAGGCGGCCTTCCACATTCCGTACTGTCGTGGAGTGAGCTTGACTAGTCAAACTATACAGGACAAGGCAACATGCTTTTCTCCTGTCCCCATTCTTCTCCTTGACCCGTCAGGCCGTCACCTATGGTGGCCGGTATCCCCTACGagaataaaataaaagaaaactcTTTATCCCATTTGATTTTCTTTTTTGAACAAGTGTAGGGTGTCGAGCATCCTAAATTTTTATTCAACTCATAGACATTGTACAGATAGTAATATTGTTTCAGGTAGTTGCAAATGGTGCACCGTTGCAGCTACCGGacaaactaagagcatctccattcgcgtcctccaaagcgtcccccaaagggatttggggcgcgccggacagaaaatgcgtttcaGCCGTATcctccaaagcccatttttgtccgacgcgccccgatacggtgtccggcgccccgagcccgtccccgtcccacaggggacgccggACATAACGAAAaacgaggcgggctcccacatgtcggcgactatttgcataaaccgttggttcgcgcctcttttctcgtcgctccttccttcccgcgcctcccaccccaccgccgccgctggatttcccggccgtttgggcgtctgatctctgctgagagtcggcaccgttgtcgcggctggggctcccgccggtcgtggcgccgccgccgcgtcgccagcgcgtcccagaacgcgccgtcaaatccgccccacctccgcgcacagaaggtgctcgacgacttgccaggtaggcgcgattggccgctgtttgttccgtcgtctgcctcggcgcaattttaaccattgattttgctttagccatggacagcgacgatgagatggttgccctgctgctggaggacgagcaagccttggACGACGAcgtgcgggagcatttgctgatcatcgcgtccctccaggacatgcttgacgctgaggcggagaagaggaagaggccgcgccgcggaggatcaaggccgggaagaaggaagtcgaagccacggcagaggatggaggggcatgccatgctgcacaacgactacttcgccgacgacgcAACACAGGCCGACAATTTTCAGcgtgttgcagcggtctccggtgttcaCACAatggacatcaacgtgttgcagcggtctccggtgttcagcagactagtggaagggcatgctccaccatgcaactatgagatcaatggccaccaatataccaaaggctattatctagacgatggtatatatccaaaatgggccacttttgtcaaaacaatctcgaatccatcaggtctgaagaattcccactttgctacacgacaggaggcttgcaggaaggatgtcgagcgggcatttggtgtgcttcaagcacaatttgtcattgtccggtaccctgctctaagctggtctcacgaccaaatgtgggaggtgatgcaggcttgtgtgatcatgcacaacatgatcatcgaggatgaccgcaagaatcatgttaggtcacatgttggtccctatgagtgtcaaggccctcttgcggaggttgatcatgagttgcctgcagattttgctgattttctcgccatgcacgcagagatccgtgacagcaatgtgcatgagcaacttcaagctgatctcgttgagcatttgtggaggatcaaaggaaatactgtggcaccttgatgtagcatctagccctatttattatatttgattacttgttttattgtttgttgtaatttaatttgaaaacaatccttgcaaacatttttattcatatgctacatttgataaatggtttatgtgttaaaaaaagtaatttaaatgtttgggggcggcgtttgggggacgcggctggggagcgacgtcccccaaaggcggcacgaacaaaacacgtcccccaaacgctcaatccggcgcggtttgggggacgctttgggggacgcgactggagatgctctaaattgCCATGAGTTGAGTTCATGCAAGAACAGTGTGAGGATCATTACCTATTGTGCACAACTGTGGGCTACACCATTCAGGTTTCTAGTGACATGGATGACTTTTGCCCTGAGTGGTTGTGTTGTCTCCTAAAACTTAATCACTTGCCTTCGTATTTCCCATGAAATAGTTGGGTCGTTGGCTCCTGGTGCCACCGCTGCCTTTACTAGACTGCGATTGTCGGTGAAGGAAATAGGGTCCTGCAAAAGAAGAGAGGAAGTAATTTGTGATGCAGTAATTAGCCGCTTGAATTGGCGATGTGATATTCGCCACCTTGGCTGCAATGAACACATGACTCACTTGCGAGTTGTCCTTCCAAGTCATGTAGATCCCAACTCTTGCCTTTGTTGGTGCTTCATTAACCTTTGTTTTTCAAGCTGcatcaacaaaaaaattggtcttGTATATAGTAGCTCCTGCGGAATAGCATTAGATTTGTTTGATGGGGGAGTGGGACAATTTATTTGTAAGTTGTTGAGCAAGGCATGAGTTCTTACGATGACCTGATTGGGCAAGCCTTCTTTATTGGAGAAAAGCTTTTCATTTCTCATTTTTTAAAGACACCAGAGAAAAGGTGAAAATATGTTGGATAGTATTACTTGGATGGTTAATTGCTAGCAGGTTTGAAATGAGAGTGTGCAAGTTGTAAGCATTTTCAGCAATAACATCCATTCTAAGGTGCCAGGAGAGTGGAACCAAGTAGCTCTAGCAAAAGTGCGTGTGAAAATAAGTGTATATCACTTTCTTGTGTTCCACACCTGCAACAAATATTGGAAATGTGCTTTGAATACCTGTAGGCTCTTTCTCCTGTtggaattgctctttcttatgttgTCTGGTGGAGTTGGCCCTGGAGTTCTTGAATCCACAAGAGCTTGCAAACAAAGTTTATAatcagattttgaattgaattttcCATTTGGGGTTGGTTTTCAACAAAGGATATCTGCATCATCAGAAGAAATGACAGTGACCGATTTTATTGCAGAAATTGTTGGTTGGGTGAAAAGAGAATCAATAAGGTTGTTGTTCCAGTTTTTTGTATTTGGCAACCAAAGATCTTTTACTAATGATGGGTAGTTAAATTGTTGAGGTTGAATAATCCGAACATCGTGGATAGTATTCCAAGTAGTGCACCAGGGGAGCTCGAAAGTGAAACACATGGCCCCGATCTGAAGATAAATATTGCCATCGACTCCTTCTCCACTGAGCTTGTACATAATTTTTAGAGCACGGCCACCCGCGCCGTCGCCGGGAACTTTGCCACTTGGGACAATGCAGATGGGAAACGCCGTGTTGAAGAAGAAGGGCCTCCGTCTTAGCCATCCAACCTAGAGGTTGAAGAAGTAGTGGTGTCGAAGAACAATAGTAGACAGCGCTAGTGCCCAAAGCGGTGTCGGCCATGACGACGATGCCCGTCTCAACGCCACTGAGGATGTGCTCTGCATTAGCAGCACAGCTTCAAGGAATCCACATAGATCTCCAAATCCAGACACATCTGGAGCGAATCGCACAACATCTTCCATTCATGTCACCGAGACGGCAATAAGAGAAGGGGATTCACCAGATCTGCAAGAAAAGGAGCAGAACCGAGCTTATTTAGAGAGCCCTCACCGGATCCGCCTCCCCCAATGTACTACACCTAGCAGCTATTTCAAAGGGGGGTATAGAAAGCCCTGACATTCGATATTTGTATTATGTTGTTGCTAAAACTTTGCAGACACATGGTGAATTTACAACAACTAATGAGGACAATCCAATCCTCACCAAAGCTGTTATCCCCAATTGCAATGTGACACCTAACTTGGGTGACATGCTTCATCTCAACTTGGATCGTTAAGCTCGGCAAACATGTGGGGACATCACGTGCAAAGAAATAACCCCTTTGGACTCAACTTGTGTAATCTTCAACCATTGGGACCATTCTTCTATGCCCCGCCCCTTCTTTTCTAGCACCGACAACCCCGCAACCCCTCCCCCAACCTTGAGTTTCCATAGTGGGCCGGACTTATGGGAAAAGATAGGATAGGGTGAGACCCACCAGAACGAATCTTGGAACAATAATCTTCGAACCATGAACCAAACATGAAGGAggtgtgaaaggatcgtatgccgcacctagagggggggtgaataggtgctaatcaatttttagttcttttcaatttaggcttgacacaaaggtaaattctctagatatgcaactatgtgaatttacctatatgacaagatcaaCTACTAAGCAATATATAGCTAGACAATATATAGGGGAGCTAATAAGGATAGAGGTAactgagagtggagcacgcggagacacagagatgattcccgtagttccttccttttgaggggaagtacttctacgtttggaggagtgtgatcGTCACGAAGGCcagaccaacgccacaaaggcttcactcaggtctcctgtgagcaacgccataaaggcctagcccacttccattaagggatttcctcgaggcggaaatcgggcttttacaaggttcttggggcacacattcacaaccgaattggaggctcccaaaatctgtaacaacacaacaacaacaagaacaaatcaaccacaaacaactagggtttccaTAGAGGAACACTAGTaaaggggccctcaagcatatgaggagtaaatgcaaatcgcttcggtgaTGATGTAGATTGGGGTCTTCTCTTTCGATTCTCCAAAGATTAAGAGCTTTGGATGATTGGAGGAGGAGATCTCGtgattcttgtgtttcttgaagtggctctaatggtggatgAACTTGAGCAAGAATGAGCAACCTCTTACAATGGggaagagagctatttatatgagtagatgcttcagatctgaccgttatgCACTTTTTCGTAtaacaccggaagtaccggctgcaggggccggaagttccggctggatcccaGTTCGTCTGAAAAGACGTTGGAGCAGGCGCTGGCGGAACTAGGGCAAAACTTCCGGCCAAGTTTCGGCCTACTTCTGAAAATGAGAGAGAGTCCCTTGGAAACATACTATAAGGAAATGCATTGTtttcggaacaaggccggaagtagggcggaagttccgctggctGGAACTTTCGCCCTACTTTCGCCAAACTTCTTCTGCAAAGTTCACAGCTGTGCTTTTGGCAGGAGTatctgggcggaacttccgccaggagGAGAAACACAGCAACAACTCTAGTTTTTAGAAATCTATCCACCGGACTTGAGTACGTGTAGTATAAAACCATGTACCTATCTACATCAACACATATAAATTTGTAcctgtgttgacatcaaacactcaaaacccaaaagggcgggaaatgttctttcaatctccccatttttggtgtttgatgacaacacaagtatttgcaggGAATGAACAATTTAAACAACTGGTATGTGTGagatatagaagagctccccctagatatgtGCATCTACTAAGTTTTCCTCCGAATGCAAAGGTACACATATTAGAATCAACGCTCCCCCCTATATCTtgctgatgggttcgttgcatggaaaacaaaaaatttctatcgtgaacatgaacaaaaaccaagatctaatctaggaagaagcaagatctaatctaccaatatcgaagcctacgagattagatctcgttgttgatgtagtcgatcgtcctgtgctgcaatccggcagcacttccgtactcggtcgtgtgtacggtgtcgatgaagccggtcctctccccgttccagcgggcagcggaggtgtggtagatcccctcagaatcccagcagcatgacggcgtggtggtggaggtggaggagaaattcctgcagggcttcgccaagcctacgcaggaagaaggaggagggagagaggggcggctagggcttggggggatgatgtgctgcgccccagccctcccctccctcttatataggcgtcgGGGGGCTTCCTTGGCCCCTCCTTCAAGCCCCAGGGTCGGCCAAACCAAGGGGgcaactcccccccccccccaagttaagtccctattttcaagggatttgatcttatccacttgatccaaccacatgggccttggggggggTGATGTGCCTGGCCCATGTTGGCCTATGCGaccccctccggtccatgttggtcgtccgggataggtgggccccattatggtaccctctggaaccttctagaacctccggtacaataccgaaaaatcctgaacttttccggtaaccctgaaaatgacttcccatatatgaatattattctccggaccattccggacctcctcgtgatgtcttggatcccatctgagactctgaacaaacttcggtctccatctcatattccgaatctacttatgcgacatcgaaccttaagtgcgtcaccctacggttcgtgaactatgcggacatgatcgagactcctctccgaccaataaccaatagcgggatctggagatccataatggctcccacacattcaacgataacttagtgatcgattcaaccatttacatacgataccgatttcctttgtcacgcgatactttacttgcccgaggttcgatcatcggtatctccatacctagttcaacctcgtttccgatAAGTACTTTTTACTCGTACCATGATATGTCATatattgtgacctagtcacatgcttgcaagctaattagacgacattccaccaagagggcccagagtatatctatccgttatcgggatggacaaatctcactcttgatccatatgcctcaactcgcactttccgaatacttaatcccatctttataaccacccatttacgcaatggcgtttgatgtaatcaaagtacatttccggtgtaagtgatttacatgatctcatggtcaaaggactaggtaactatgtatcgaaagcttatagcaagatgaacttaatgacttgatctcatgctacgcttatttgggtgtatgtccattatatcattcaaccaatgacataaccttgttattaacaacatccaatgttcatgatcacgaaaccatgatcatctattaatcaacaagctagttatacaagaggcttactaggaactccttgttgtttacataacacacatgtatcaatgtttcggttaatacaattatagcatgggatgtaaacatttatcataaacacaaatatataataataaccattttattattgcctcttgggcatatctccaacacttgcATCCATCATCCATGGGTTAATGACAATCATATATAGAGATAGATCATACACACATAGATAAACCATAATAATAGATgctcacatacggagtttaccaCGTACATAAATAAGTTTCACACACCACAAATCATCTAGTGACGAAGTTCAACAACACATAGAGAATAAGATGGAATCACAGGCGATGAGAATCAAAGAAAgcacgagcttgtgactcccccatgcaaatacccaatggagagtgatacgtctccgacgtatcgataatttcttatgttccatgccacattattgatgatatctacatgttttatgcacactttatatcgttttcatgcgttttccggcactaacctattaacgagatgccgaagtgccagttcatgttttctgctgtttttggtttcagaaatcctagtaaggaaatattctcggaattggacgaaatcaacgcccagagtcttaaaattggacgaagcttccagaacacccgagaaggaccagaggtgggcaacagggccaccagatgatagggtggcgcggcccaggcct
This region of Lolium perenne isolate Kyuss_39 chromosome 2, Kyuss_2.0, whole genome shotgun sequence genomic DNA includes:
- the LOC127333309 gene encoding AAA-ATPase At3g50940-like; this translates as MAPMDPSPSSGSTVAYGGKAADAYRKALSTAASAAAYAVLARSMARELLPDELRAAARWGASVFRARLGWAGAKERRTLVVRSQTGGGSGSEENLLFDAARTYLSSRLDPRDMRRLGLTLCKSRDDTGRRSWRKRLFMEPDDSTIDVFDGVQFTWTSVEKSNGGGGEKKKTNDGESGTGGEREFMLMLSFDAEHTELAMERYVPFVMTAAEETELRERSLKICLNEGRSWFGLNHHHPATFDTLAMDPTLKQSIVADLDLFANRRDHYRRIGKAWKRGYLLYGPPGTGKSSLVAAMANHLRYNIYDLDLSHVESTMLRWLLPNMHDRSILVIEDIDCCCDAMSRAVDGKGSKTPAGTGEDNSNDSSESLALPPLPKRNTEVTLSALLNFIDGLWSTSCEERIIVFTTNYKDRLDPALLRPGRMDMHIYMGFCCWEAFKTLARNYFVVDDHPLCPEIQDLLAVVQVTPAEVSEMLLRTSDADVALQGLTDFLKDKKQGQTKKA